From Ailuropoda melanoleuca isolate Jingjing chromosome 8, ASM200744v2, whole genome shotgun sequence, a single genomic window includes:
- the LOC100468690 gene encoding olfactory receptor 52D1 — protein sequence MESGGRKIKLCVLFIIMFSASVTNDTAFHPSTFILLGIPGLQDQHVWAAIPFCSMYILALVGNGTILSIIIADRTLHEPMYLFLCLLSIADLILCSTTLPKMLTIFWLKTHMISYHGCLTQMFFVHAVFAMESAILLAMAFDRYVAICRPLHYTSILNATVIGKIGLACVVRGLLFVFPFVILIERLPFCGHHIIPHTYCEHMGIAKLACASIKPNTIYGLTVALVVTGMDVVLIATSYGLILRAVLRLPSKDAQFRAFSTCGAHICVILVFYVPAFFSFFTHRFGQRVPPHVHIVLANLYLLVPPVLNPLVYGINIKQIRLRILGFFMGRR from the exons ATGGAAAGTGGTGGAAG GAAGATAAAGCTGTGTGTTCTCTTCATTATTATGTTTTCTGCATCAGTCACCAATGACACTGCCTTCCATCCTTCCACATTTATTCTACTTGGAATCCCTGGGCTGCAAGACCAGCACGTGTGGGCTGCCATCCCCTTCTGCTCCATGTATATCCTTGCTCTCGTTGGCAATGGCACCATCCTCTCCATCATCATTGCAGACAGAACTCTGCATGAGCCAATGTACCTCTTCCTGTGCCTACTTTCTATCGCTGACCTGATTCTCTGTTCCACCACCTTGCCCAAAATGCTAACAATCTTCTGGCTTAAGACCCATATGATTTCCTACCATGGCTGTCTCACACAGATGTTCTTTGTTCACGCTGTTTTTGCCATGGAGTCGGCTATTCTACTGGCCATGGCTTTTGACCGCTATGTGGCTATCTGCCGTCCGCTTCACTATACATCCATCCTCAATGCCACAGTGATTGGGAAGATTGGCCTGGCATGTGTGGTCCGTGGCCTCCTCTTTGTTTTCCCCTTTGTCATCCTCATCGAACGCTTACCCTTCTGTGGACATCACATCATCCCCCACACCTACTGTGAGCACATGGGCATTGCCAAGCTGGCTTGTGCCAGCATCAAGCCCAACACCATTTATGGTCTCACTGTGGCACTTGTAGTCACTGGCATGGATGTGGTCCTCATCGCCACCTCCTATGGCCTGATCCTGCGGGCTGTGCTGCGCCTGCCCTCAAAAGATGCCCAATTCCGAGCATTTAGCACTTGTGGAGCCCACATCTGTGTGATTCTTGTTTTCTATGtacctgcctttttttcttttttcacccaTCGCTTCGGCCAACGAGTACCTCCTCATGTCCATATTGTACTTGCAAATCTCTATCTCCTTGTACCCCCTGTTCTCAACCCCCTGGTCTATGGCATTAATATCAAACAGATCCGCCTGAGAATATTAGGCTTTTTTATGGGAAGGAGGTAG